TTTATCATTTAGTTGTAACGTTTGTCATTATGAAACGCAACAAACTGATCATTCATCATTAAAGTAAGAAGGACATTAGGATGAAAgtcagaaaaatgaaagaaaacaaaatggtggAATGGTTTCATCTctcaaatttaatgtttttttaatgatttgccTTTTGTTCTCTTAGTTCTAATTTAGATATTCCAGGGTTTTTCAGTCTGTTTGTCGTCATGCTGCCTCTCTGCTGTGATCAGTAAAACATCTTTTTGTCAGAGGTTTTGGTGCAGACTTTGTACTTGTCTGCTCCCTGGCTCCTAGCTACAACAATACTGGGACGTGTGGCGTGAGGATGTCATCATCCCGGTCAGGATAGTTCTCCAAACTCTATACTTTGCTGACCGACTTTAAgcgtctgtatcaacgtcaggtacaaAACCTTTTACTGCTATTTCGGTACGGCAGagtgtccagtctgaatgcacCGCAAAAGGAGATCAGGAGGACTTTTACGCTAAAGTCACAGAGATTTTTGTCTCAGAGGACAGATGTAAGGACttaatttacaagtaaaggttagaccagtgtgtgtgtgtgtgtgttaaagagTGTGCATTCTCCGTGGTACTGTGTCTCTAATAGTCTGTTTTCATTTATCTTGCTGTTTTTTGGAGTCATACTGAAGTGCTTTACATTTTACAGTCCTCACTGGACCAATATGAACCTGCTTTGTGTTTGGTAATAATGCGGATATGCTAGGAAATAGATagagtttgtatgtttgtaaaACCCACTGAAAGAGTCAGAGCCTCAGCAGACACAAATGGCACCACACTGCAGCTACGGTGGATGCATTTCTTTAGATGTTTcagggattttgtgtttgttcttctGCTTCCTCTCGTCTTTGTTGCAGTTTTTGCTTCACATTTTTGCTTGAATGCAGATGTTCCGGTGTTCTGCATGTTTGCCCTGATCGTGTCATAGCAGACGGTGGTCTACTTCTACTTCTTCTTCTACTGAaggttttcttcacattttttccatttacatatagtattttagttttcatttgaATGATTTAGACCAGGCTGTCCAACCGTGGCCATcgagagcctcaaccctgcctgttttacTGCTTGATGCTGCCTACCTAAACCAGGTGTGTTTGGTCAGTCAGGATGTGGAATTACttgagtcagctaatcagcagcaagctgtcagggggggtgggggtggaaaaCAGGCAGAGTTGAGGCTCTGGAGGAGCAGAGCTGGCCAGCCTTGATAGTAGGTTATAACGATCAAAATGAAGACATCTCTGTCTGATGTTTTGGGCCTTTTTGTTGAGCATTTTGAAACATGCTTGGTTGTCAAGAGGCACTTCTCAAATGAACTGAAATGGAAACTAGAGGTTTAGTTTGATACTGTCATGGTTGACCTGTTAGCAGTCAACTGTGCAAAATAAGATAATTTTTCATGAATTATattcaatttaaacacatttcacttaataatctgattttttgaGTGCAGGCCCATCATTTGACTCCTCCCCCAAAGGAAAGGAGAGTGTCATCAGACCTGATAAGATGAGCTTCTCCTTCATGATGTTCACATCTGGACTGGGTCGTCGGCCCACAGCACACAGCATGATCTGCTCCGGGTTACACCGCTGCATCCCCCCCATCCTCCACCTGTGAGAGCAGACATTCATGACAGACATGCAGATGCAGGAAACACGGGTCAGAACACCCAAGAGAAACCAGAGGGTGAATCCTTAGTCtacacaaatacaaacaaatattaAGATGGACACATGCACGTCTGGAGAAGAGGAGCGGGAGTCAGGGTTGGAGGAGGGGCAGCACAAGGAGGAGAGACAAAGTGAGGAGGTGGGGATGGACACCTGAGCAGCTGTTACCTGATCATATGATAGCTGACACATGCCGGGGGTGGGAGCAGCAGAAGAGGGTTGCATGCAGATCAGACAGcacacaagaaaaataaaaaaggcaaaaaggcagtcagaagggggaggggggacttCACTCATTCtcttcatgcacacacacacacacacacattcataaagGCATTGAGGGGTTCAGCGCTTTGCCCAAGGGTACTTGGATGGATGGCAGAGAAGGGACCAAACCTGTGACCCTAAGACCAGATGTCGACTATTGTACTCTTGTTCTATGGAAGCCCtcttattaataataataataaaaataattcagtcagtcagtcagtcatcttcttccatttgttccccttcggggtcacagggctgccagagcccaTCCCCGCCACGTGTGAGCGAAGGCAGAGCCTATGCCTATGCTGCTGATTCAGCCACATTCAGAGGTGACAGAATGCACTCTACATTGGTTTACCGTTCactaataaatgaaagaaaaagactggGTGGCAGAATAAAAAGAAGCCTTCCAGAGCTAAAATAGTGCCCTTTATTTACACTTTGATCAtagtgttttctgatgtttgttttaaattaagatttaaCATTGAGTTGTTTTTAGGGAATTGACACAAGACGCTACACCAGCTCATACGGAGTCACAATGAAGCTGGTGCACCAGAAAGATGTACTTAAGAATAAAACAATGATTATAgtagcaaataaaataaaaaaaagaaagaaagaaagtaaagTGACTCAGTCAAGCAAATAACAGGCTATTTGCCCAATATTCAACACAGTCTTGTACATAACAGATcagctcgggggggggggggggggggggtgtttataAAGAatggaaatgtaaaaatgtattttgtaatCAAAGAAAGATATTTTGAAAGCACATATGAGATTTCACATTCACATGTTTTTGCAACTTTGAaatttgtactttaaaaatttaacattttgttaGCAGTtaagttttcatttataatctgtgacttttgttttttatctcagAGGCTGAAATGTGACTTTATACCAATGTAGTACCCTACAGCAAAAAGCACAGCAGCACTTTGTACTCAGAACTGCAGACAGTAACATTTAAGGGGGGCAGAGGCTGCTGTTCACTGTCCCACACAATCAGGTTCAGACATGACTTACTTCTGGAAGCAAAAAATCCCCACAACAACAGCGAGGGACACCAGGTCTGAGCAGATCCAGATAAAGCTGTAAGCCCCGCGACTCTGCGAGAAAACGACAACGTGCAGTTACCTGTTAATGCCACCAGATGTCCCCACTGTCTGCCCCAGATCCACAATGGCAGTGAGTGAGGAAAATAGCTGCCGAACCCTTTCACTCAACCAACATAtggaaaacatattttaaaaacattgtagTGCATATTTTTCCCACTCAAGGCAATTAGGaatagataaaaatgttttcattgacttctttttttggttgagTTAGAGGGTTAAACGTTTGAGCCGTTCAATTCCTTCAGCCTCCAAGCAGCCCTTCCTGATATACCTTTCATGTCCCACTCTTCCTTGTGTCAGATGGTAAgggaaaagctgtttttttttttttttaaacttgtcctgtccaacagctggccagacagatgagaactgagggcctcttgtgttggacatattttactttaacaacaggggttattaatcctctgacaaaccagaggtatgtctgaataaaccccttttgtaattgaggtcaaactttattcatttcaattgtttttgaaaGGGGAAAGCTGTTTACCATGAGCCAGATAGGGTAAGGCACTTTTCGAAGGACTTGGGGGGCGTCAGAGGACACAGACGGCACCCCACTGCACCACAGAAGGGAGTAAAGCCAGGGCCCATTCACCGGGTAGATGGTCACACTCACATTATTGGCCAGGTACTCCCTGAAGGAGAAAGGACAAACAAGAGAAGGTCAAAAGCTGACCCAGTCAGCCAACAGCTCACAGTTCTTCAGGCTGCAGCAAACCAAATACTCAGGAATTCTGGGTCCTACTAAACCAGGGGTTGGctaccttttttactcaaagagccatttgggaccgcccctaatgaaaagaaagcacccggagccacaacccgttttgacaccattatatatatataatgtatatattattcaagggtgctcattacgtcgattgatcttcaatgacatgagtgtagatcgcgggccagaaaagatttaaaaaaaatccaccagccaatcaaaatcctcactgagaagtacaggacttgattgacatgtagattggctaATCGGACATTGTCGGAAACATACATCACTGCAAATGTACATTgcgttctttaaaggatgataccgcggccgcgtgtgggcggagctactggttctggtctgatcgctgcatggagcggtgtgtttgtcaatgcatggtagaaactgagaatgtggagagatcaggattattattttgaagagttctacttggtaatcatgtttccatgtgtgagttcataaaatcatcccagagaaagtctctgcttcaactcccgcagggaaagctgcgtctcaatctgacgcccgtgtttgcatctctgacagagtttgaagccaaagcccctcctccgcctctctacctgcttttcctctctacctgttcacctgttcatatcctctgcagctgagagttggtttcccccgcgctcctcagtgtgtcctacacagagagcgcaaaatacggtagtCGGGGCGCtgcagcgcagcacaaggatgaaagagccggacgcaggttatagtggggatagagcgggttaagcaaatgaatggaagaaggcgcccgctgaagaaatattcaatattgtacacattttatttttagtctgaactatcttttatttagaaaaatcttttattttgctaaatcattccagtacgaaaaaaaacatcaacaaaagctgttttgggcggttttcagatgacttttgggctggagaACTGTGActttatctggcaacactggcgcaaACATCATCAGtgagttgctctctgccccgctgcacgtcaagttcccggcagaagatcactCCGCACAACCaaagtgtttattgaagccgccccgcgtgtctcttcctgctatcagctctgcagttctcacccgataaatacgagctcattaaggaagctgttttttatgtgtCATGCGTTTCGtatggagccagcagcgcctttgaaatgccgtgaaaaatgaacaaactaaaataaaatttaattattataaaatactcattattttccaaagtcacagggagccacaacagaaggatgaaagagccacatgtggctccggagccatgggttgccgacccctgtacTAAACGCTCAGTCACTTTGCTCTTACTGTATGTCTCTGTGGCTGATCTTGCTGTAGTGGAGCCTCACACTTGTGATTCCCCGCTGTCGAATCTCTTCCAAAGACAGCTTCTCATTGGTGGCCTGCTGAAGCCCTCTCACCCTCCCCCTGTCTGTGTCGGGGGCCCATGTCACCTGAAAACAGACACTTACTGTTTCTCAGAAAGTAAGCTATTTCGCATAAGCAGAGAGAATTGTCTGAtgtgtctttaaaaatcattttcaaaatatgtaGAACAGAGACTTCTGTCTGCTCAACAGCTGAACCCACAAAAGCAAGACGAACACTGCAGCACCCACCCTCTTGGCTGACATCCCCGCCCTCTGCAGGACCCGCAGCGTGTCCATGAACCAGCTCCGGAAGCGGGGGTGCTCCGGGGGGGGCTTGTGGATGTTGAGCCAGGCAGAGCAGTTGGCCCTGGCTGAGAGACGGAGCATCTCCACCAGGCTGCAGACAGTCAGGTTTGCTATCCTGCTGCGGTCCTTTGGGGTCAATGTTCTGACTGTCCAGTAGGGGTCACTCTGGAGCAGAAGGTAGACAATCATCTGTCTTTGCAACAGTAAAGGCAGTTTTTGTTCATGTTCCTCAAAAAACCCTTTGAGGGTAAAACATCACATGCGAGCATGCACATGGATCCTCAATGACAAAACCCAAGTTATGAACACAATTCTTCTGCTTCTCAAATAATAGGCCAATCAACAGGCTTTCACTTTCACCCAATCGGTGTGCTGCTTGGACCAGCCAATCAGATGGATGGTATTTATGctatgaaacaaacaaacaagattcTTAAGCAGAACATGTGAAATGGTGGAAGATATCATCAGAAACTCCTAAAACTGATAACATTAATAAACTGAAACTCTTTTTAGGGTCAACTGCCGATTGGAAAATCGCAGGTTCGGTTCCCGCTCTGCACGCCCACGTGTTGAAGTGTCCTAGGTCAAAAACTTCTTTACTAAATAGACATTGTCTTTCTACagatgcaaaacatttttacagacacacaaatcCCTATTACAAGTACAAAACCCTTTCATGGACAGACAATACTTTAGCAAAAAATCCAACTTTCTAGTTTCCTTCTGACACATCAGTCCTCAGAACTTCAGCAGCGATTTTTAAGGACCAAGTACCTGCAAAAACCACGTTCCTGCGTTTAGAGATCGGATTTCTGTCCAGTTAAAGAAGGAAGCGTCCTGGAACTGTCGGGCTGGAAAGACTCTGCTGACGTCTGTGGTTCGCCTCAAGGTTTGGTCTCTCATTAGGAAGGGAACTCCAtccatgctgcaggacaaaggTGGCAAGATGaaatgtaatgagttttttttaacctgaacACCACTGGAGCAGAAAACAGACAACTTCATAATGTTGGCTCTCTGAACAGCAGATTGCtagcttctgttttctttagctGCATGTCCAAAGCCTTTAAACATGACTGTCTCATCACTGATGAGCATGTAGAAACCTGATGGTGACGTCAGCCTCCAGGGTGCTGGCCCCCAGCTGCAGCGCTCTGTGGAAAGACAGGATGCTGTTCTCTGGAGCCAGCTACAACAGACATAAGACGACACATTAGCAAGCAAGCAGGACGCAACCTGAATGTGTAAACGCAGCCTGAACAGGTGAATACAACGTTAACGTGTGAATGCAACATGAATGCAGCACCAACGTATATTAATGCAACATGAAGGTCTGAATGCAACATGAAGAAAATGCAACTTGAATGTGTAAATGCAGATGTGAAAGTGTGTTTTATAATAATGCTTTGTCTTTGAGTTGCAAGCGAAGATGTCTGCTCCATCATCTCGGTCACATGTTTTGCTTCAACCATTAGTAGTCAGGCTATTTCCTGGAAATGTTTGCCGTCTGCTAAAGAATATTTCACCGCAATCACTACCAAccaaagtttgtgcccctgcacAGAGAAATGGCAACAGCTGACTCGGAAGCGGCCGGTGTTGTGGCAAGATATGTTTCCCCTGTCGTGGCATGACTTCACAcatctttgatttgttttgtagccccaaaaatgttaaaagaaggtGGATCTTTACAATATACTTTATTCTGGGAATTGTGACAGTTTATTCTCATATTTAACATTTCCCCCACTTATTtgacataaaacaacaacatcggGCACAGATTCTGTCAGGCTGCTGCTCCAGCCTGCCAAAATCTGTGCCCCCCAAAAAAGATTGCAATAGA
The DNA window shown above is from Oryzias latipes chromosome 14, ASM223467v1 and carries:
- the LOC101157878 gene encoding glycerophosphodiester phosphodiesterase domain-containing protein 5 isoform X1 — translated: MVKHQPLQVYEKQVFLSFVTGIYGCRWKRYQRSQDDSSQWECAWFLILCSSFLLLLFWAYFWLVAQNDFNDFNWLVYNRSGEWKDETIPILTSTTLGLSYVSFLLILALFHISLGQQLNLFWVHKIGVLATLLITISGIVSVDDIWEDELDILLISLQSTAPFLHIGALVSVTALSWMVAAYAVRKERSNFQLMVLVIYFVSLLAVCLAPITFTCPCIMDRHTLKARPAIIGRRGAPMLAPENSILSFHRALQLGASTLEADVTISMDGVPFLMRDQTLRRTTDVSRVFPARQFQDASFFNWTEIRSLNAGTWFLQSDPYWTVRTLTPKDRSRIANLTVCSLVEMLRLSARANCSAWLNIHKPPPEHPRFRSWFMDTLRVLQRAGMSAKRVTWAPDTDRGRVRGLQQATNEKLSLEEIRQRGITSVRLHYSKISHRDIQEYLANNVSVTIYPVNGPWLYSLLWCSGVPSVSSDAPQVLRKVPYPIWLMSRGAYSFIWICSDLVSLAVVVGIFCFQNYHMIRWRMGGMQRCNPEQIMLCAVGRRPSPDVNIMKEKLILSELGSGLGSTEDLCVCPENGHVRYSPGGFAH
- the LOC101157878 gene encoding glycerophosphodiester phosphodiesterase domain-containing protein 5 isoform X2 codes for the protein MVKHQPLQVYEKQVFLSFVTGIYGCRWKRYQRSQDDSSQWECAWFLILCSSFLLLLFWAYFWLVAQNDFNDFNWLVYNRSGEWKDETIPILTSTTLGLSYVSFLLILALFHISLGQQLNLFWVHKIGVLATLLITISGIVSVDDIWEDELDILLISLQSTAPFLHIGALVSVTALSWMVAAYAVRKERSNFQLMVLVIYFVSLLAVCLAPITFTCPCIMDRHTLKARPAIIGRRGAPMLAPENSILSFHRALQLGASTLEADVTISMDGVPFLMRDQTLRRTTDVSRVFPARQFQDASFFNWTEIRSLNAGTWFLQSDPYWTVRTLTPKDRSRIANLTVCSLVEMLRLSARANCSAWLNIHKPPPEHPRFRSWFMDTLRVLQRAGMSAKRVTWAPDTDRGRVRGLQQATNEKLSLEEIRQRGITSVRLHYSKISHRDIQEYLANNVSVTIYPVNGPWLYSLLWCSGVPSVSSDAPQVLRKVPYPIWLMSRGAYSFIWICSDLVSLAVVVGIFCFQKWRMGGMQRCNPEQIMLCAVGRRPSPDVNIMKEKLILSELGSGLGSTEDLCVCPENGHVRYSPGGFAH